One Buteo buteo chromosome 4, bButBut1.hap1.1, whole genome shotgun sequence DNA segment encodes these proteins:
- the LOC142030293 gene encoding prominin-1-A-like, giving the protein MELGNVSQPTYGPGPKAPGSSVPGLVGMAHGFLRLVQPNALPIELIADFGQSQSEEAVGEQVQELLLYELGFLVCMAIGLLFIILVPLVGCCFCCCRCCGNCGGRMYQKQGRRMGCRRRVLWAGVLLVSALLLAGDVCAFVSNTRFSQAVCGTFPNVNNTLDNVRIYVASIPQQINFVIDSSDVPLGHANRSLQDIGPNLGGMIVLGIRRSTDGALGSLQSLLQGMEMLAAAFGSIASTRLRLEELQRNYSRRLASLQDGLNQTLQRCGHPCGSVSLDGLAFSANFSTIPGVERQLEALGDVSGSNIASDLEKVNSTLDTTPAKVQEQSQDVVTKTQDQLGLIRQEIRSWKEQLPLLEVEENIEAFVGNATSVLEEYREPIITLDRLRWSICVLLCCMVLLVVLCNVFGLLLGPLGLKESVLPTQRSSLSNAGGNFFMAGVGFSFIFSWLLMLLVLITFVLGGNIYMLICESWRSQQLFQLLDTPGLIPGFNLSELLGQEGGTANFSEMYRQCQRDAALWQTLHLDQTVSLDELLNISQYTGEISTAFEKMNITLSPISLLSQSQRDLLLNASQAGQPPDFTLTLEQLDQNVTQGSLLDLATELEQLADKGTDVKEDLKADARKLRELDKEMQMSFSGPLQSLKENIHSVQSRAAQLKAQTRAALDKARETQEFLDRETANIIKNDTWAFLEELLDFFETYISWAKSRLTGDVARCKPIAQTLDNVEAITCNYILDSLNTFWFSLGWCTFFLLPSIILAVRLAKFYRRMDTADVYRNETLEMPPTFNFYKIPRPSTRH; this is encoded by the exons ATGGAGCTGGGGAATGTTTCACAGCCCACGTACGGCCCTGGCCCCAAAGCGCCGGGGAGCAGCGTGCCGGGCCTGGTGGGGATGGCACACGGCTTCCTGCGGCTGGTGCAGCCCAATGCTCTGCCCATAG AACTGATCGCAGATTTTGGGCAGTCTCAGAGTGAGGAGGCCGTCGGGGAGCAAGTCCAGGAG ctgctgctctacGAACTGGGTTTCCTGGTCTGCATGGCCATCGGGCTCCTCTTCATCATCCTCGTGCCCCTGGTGggatgctgcttctgctgctgccgctgctgcggGAACTGTGGGGGCCGCATGTACCAGAAGCAGGGCCGGCGGATGGGCTGCCGGCGCCGGGTGCTCTGGGCCGGTGTCCTGCTggtctctgctctcctcct GGCTGGCGACGTCTGTGCCTTCGTCAGCAACACCCGCTTCTCCCAGGCTGTGTGTGGAACCTTCCCCAATGTCAACAACACCCTGGACAATGTCCGCATCTACGTGGCCTCCATCCCCCAG caaATCAATTTTGTCATCGACAGCAGTGACGTCCCGCTGGGTCACGCCAACCGCAGCCTCCAGG ACATTGGGCCCAACCTGGGTGGCATGATCGTCTTGGGCATCAGGAGGAGCACGGACGGGGCTCTGGGATCCCTCCAGAGCCTCTTGCAAG GGATGGAGATGCTGGCGGCCGCCTTTGGCAGCATCGCCAGCACTCGCTTGCGCCTCgaggagctgcagagaaacTACAGCCGGCGGCTGGCCAGCCTGCAGGACGGTCTCAACCAGACCCTGCAGCGCTGCGGCCACCCCTGCGGCAGCGTGTCCCTGGACGGCCTCGCCTTCAGTGCCAACTTCAGCACG ATCCCCGGTGTGGAGCGGCAGCTGGAGGCACTGGGTGATGTGTCTGGCTCCAACATAGCATCCGATTTAGAGAAG GTTAACAGCACGCTGGACACGACCCCTGCCAAGGTGCAAGAGCAGTCCCAGGACGTGGTGACAA AGACCCAGGACCAGCTGGGCCTCATCAGGCAGGAGATCAGAAGCTGGAAGGAGCAGTTGCCGCTCCTGGAAGTGGAGGAGAATATTGAGGCCTTCGTGGGCAACGCCACGTCGGTGCTGGAGGAGTACAGGGAGCCGATCATCACCTTGGATAGGCTCAG GTGGAGCATATGTGTCCTCCTGTGCTGcatggtgctgctggtggtccTCTGCAACGTCtttgggctgctgctggggcccTTGGGGCTGAAGGAAAGTGTGCTGCCCACGCAGCGCAGCAGCCTCTCCAATGCCGGCGGGAACTTCTTCATGGC AGGGGTCGGCTTCAGTTTCATCTTCTCCTGGCTGCTGATGCTGTTGGTGCTGATCACCTTCGTGCTGGGGGGGAACATCTACATGCTCATCTGCGAGTCCTGGCGCAGCCAGCAGCTCTTCCAG CTCCTGGACACTCCTGGCCTGATCCCCGGCTTCAACCTGTCAGAGCTGCTGGGCCAGGAGGGTGGCACAGCAAACTTCTCGGAGATGTACAG GCAGTGCCAGCGAGATGCTGCCCTGTGGCAAACGCTGCACCTGGACCAGACCGTGTCCCTGGACGAGCTCTTGAACATCAGCCAG TACACAGGAGAGATCTCCACGGCCTTCGAGAAGATGAATATCACCCTGAGCCCCATCTCCCTGCTCAGCCAAAGCCAGAGAGACTTGCTGCTGAACgccagccaggctgggcagccccCTGACTTCACCCTCACCCTGGAGCag ctgGATCAGAACGTGACCCAGGGAAGCCTCCTGGATCTGGCCacagagctggagcagctggcAGACAAA GGCACGGATGTGAAAGAGGACCTGAAGGCTGATGCTCGCAAGCTGAGGGAGCTGGACAAGGAGATGCAGATGAGCTTCTCTGGACCGCTG caAAGCCTGAAGGAGAACATCCACTCGGTGCAGAGTAGGGCTGCCCAGCTCAAG GCACAGACAAGAGCTGCGCTGGACAAagccagagaaacccaggagttCCTGGACAGGGAGACGGCAAACATCATCAAGAAT GACACATGGGCCTTCCTGGAGGAGCTGTTGGACTTCTTTGAGACCTACATCTCCTGGGCCAAGAGCAGG CTGACAGGAGACGTGGCACGTTGCAAGCCCATAGCTCAGACCCTGGATAATGTGGAGGCCATCACCTGCAACTACATCCTGGACTCTCTG aACACCTTCTGGTTCAGCCTGGGCTGGTGCACCTTCTTCCTGCTGCCCAGCATCATCCTGGCCGTCAGACTTGCCAAGTTTTACCGCCGCATGGACACCGCCGATGTCTACAG gAATGAAACCTTGGAGAT GCCACCCACATTCAACTTCTACAAAATCCCCCGACCATCCACAAGGCATTAG
- the HPS6 gene encoding BLOC-2 complex member HPS6, which translates to MKRAGMLRQVADFSDFSRGRWLQELLCRGEEPRYVQSSPDGQHLLVLQKSRPPPLPQVVAFQLHGVGGADLERNWQPPQPALVGLLFLQSPATPGSWVLAIVWEHGRTEVWHFVVAVGWQLLQTLELCQGARARIVSVCSQEASLVWCEERPPLDAHSDVSKCAFRFCVCTRALEVGEQGVRLGTVRIVLHNSPEYQVLASPQHIFLVPAAASFATTSKFLLICHPEKAKLTITAPSAGFVQSKVLRSSSESDFRKLLLGSVGLLSGLAPLDIHTSAVSNSGGLLLVSTKGAVNMVEPDGTQRHIFDLEGGPLAQESPVRLKTFGSILACVLAGVLYLVDQNSGRLVEKKTLSMKEVHFLESPGQEDSIQLLTQTGIYSFSFCKLEDSSRPEPCLVEMVFEEACRYYQRRSLSSSKLTVEKLKKGGAFQAPVALAAILQHSLHQKQKAARGLQDTYAKLLSTMSLELQSYMSLELLKTCVVCAPESEVESYCEELVEQEVSRVLHSDMDKDNLAYLNSIFASFPKAAWKAMRSCLQLQQNGDGLLVARATPEVWKKVLGGPHQEEMGQNGVVPLFELICASFLRFKPKWLPSFVELTQQYVSISWTYGSKEGPEGRVPLYKRALGVLARKNKRSEADDEMELELLLCSKRPKAVLQALHLLIRLKRWQRVVEVAEKFSKLSPLLNKEIFTTLLAEFAQHRELDPYLDTLWPLCPVELTASDVLTVVLQHLPRSQEDPVPFSSEGNQPTVGLIKPLLQRIVQRPCIQDEMYSDALQSPTFPPPTPPREHKNPSKAAADDAPQPPVARTSSPSALVQGDTA; encoded by the coding sequence ATGAAGCGAGCCGGGATGCTGCGGCAGGTCGCCGACTTCAGTGACTTCAGCCGAGGCCgctggctgcaggagctgctgtgccgggGAGAAGAGCCCAGGTATGTCCAGTCCAGCCCCGACGGGCAGCACCTTTTGGTCCTGCAGAagagccggccgccccccctgccccaggtggTGGCCTTCCAGCTCCACGGCGTCGGGGGAGCCGACCTGGAGAGGAACTGGCAGCCGCCCCAGCCAGCCCTCGTGGGACTGCTCTTCCTGCAGAGCCCTGCGACGCCGGGCTCCTGGGTACTGGCCATCGTGTGGGAACACGGCCGGACCGAGGTCTGGCACTTCGTGGTGGCCgtgggctggcagctgctgcagacGCTGGAGCTCTGCCAGGGTGCCCGGGCCCGAATCGTCTCCGTGTGCAGCCAGGAAGCCAGCCTGGTGTGGTGTGAGGAGAGGCCTCCCCTGGATGCCCACTCGGACGTGAGCAAGTGTGCCTTCAGGTTCTGTGTCTGCACCCGAGCTCTGGAGGTAGGGGAGCAAGGCGTGCGGCTGGGCACCGTAAGGATAGTCTTGCACAACAGCCCTGAGTACCAGGTCCTGGCCTCCCCGCAGCACATCTTCCTGGTGCCTGCCGCTGCCAGCTTTGCCACCACTTCCAAATTCCTCCTCATCTGTCATCCCGAGAAGGCAAAGCTCACCATCACAGCCCCCTCTGCAGGCTTCGTCCAGAGCAAGGTGCTGCGCTCCAGCAGCGAGTCAGACTTCAGGAAGCTCCTGCTTGGTTCTGTGGGTCTTCTCTCAGGTTTGGCACCTCTGGACATTCACACCTCCGCTGTGTCCAACAGTGGGGGTCTGCTGCTGGTGAGCACGAAGGGTGCCGTGAACATGGTGGAGCCAGACGGGACGCAGAGGCATATCTTTGACCTGGAGGGAGGCCCCCTGGCCCAAGAAAGTCCTGTCCGGCTGAAGACCTTTggcagcatcctggcctgtgtgCTGGCTGGGGTCCTGTACCTTGTTGACCAGAACAGTGGCAGGCTCgtagaaaagaaaaccctgaGCATGAAAGAGGTGCATTTCCTGGAGTCCCCGGGACAGGAGGACAGCATTCAGCTCCTCACTCAAACTGGCATCTATAGCTTTAGCTTCTGCAAACTTGAGGACAGCAGCAGACCTGAGCCGTGCCTGGTGGAGATGGTATTTGAGGAGGCCTGCAGATACTACCAGAGGAGGAGCCTCAGCAGCTCCAAGCTGACAGTGGAGAAGTTGAAGAAAGGTGGTGCGTTCCAGGCTCCTGTGGCCCTTGCTGCCATCCTGCAGCATAGCCTCCATCAGAAGCAGAAGGCAGCCCGAGGCCTCCAAGACACATATGCCAAGCTGTTGAGCACAATGAGCCTGGAGCTGCAGAGCTACATGAGCCTGGAGCTCCTCAAGACCTGCGTGGTGTGTGCCCCAGAGAGTGAGGTGGAAAGCTACTGCGAGGAACTGGTGGAGCAGGAGGTCAGCCGCGTTCTGCACTCTGACATGGACAAGGACAACTTGGCCTACCTGAACTCCATCTTCGCCTCCTTCCCCAAGGCTGCCTGGAAGGCCATgaggagctgcctgcagctgcagcagaatgGGGACGGCCTCTTGGTAGCCAGGGCCACCCCGGAGGTGTGGAAGAAGGTCCTAGGAGGGCCGCATCAGGAGGAGATGGGTCAGAATGGGGTGGTCCCCCTCTTTGAGCTCATCTGCGCCTCCTTCCTGAGGTTCAAACCCAAGTGGCTGCCCAGTTTTGTGGAGCTGACCCAGCAGTACGTTAGTATCTCTTGGACATACGGCAGCAAGGAGGGCCCAGAGGGCCGGGTGCCGCTGTACAAGAGAGCGCTGGGAGTACTGGCCAGGAAGAACAAGCGCAGCGAGGCAGATGATGAGATGGAGCTtgaactgctgctctgcagcaagaGGCCTAAAGCCGTGCTGCAAGCTCTGCACCTTCTCATCCGCCTGAAGCGGTGGCAGCGGGTGGTAGAGGTGGCAGAGAAGTTCTCTAAGCTCAGCCCATTGCTTAACAAGGAGATATTCACAACGCTGCTGGCAGAGTTTGCCCAGCACCGGGAGCTGGACCCTTATCTGGACACACTGTGGCCGCTGTGCCCTGTTGAGCTCACCGCCTCGGACGTCCTCACCGTGGTCCTGCAGCACCTCCCTCGCTCCCAGGAGGACCCGGTGCCCTTCTCCAGCGAGGGGAACCAGCCGACTGTAGGCTTGATCAAGCCGCTGCTGCAAAGGATTGTGCAGCGTCCCTGCATCCAGGATGAGATGTACTCGGATGCCTTGCAGAGCCCCACCTTCCCCCCTCCTACCCCACCCCGAGAGCACAAGAACCCTTCAAAAGCAGCGGCCGATGATGCCCCTCAGCCACCCGTAGCAAGGACTTCCTCCCCCTCGGCACTGGTACAGGGTGACACTGCATGA